A window of the Scleropages formosus chromosome 21, fSclFor1.1, whole genome shotgun sequence genome harbors these coding sequences:
- the fam171b gene encoding protein FAM171B isoform X3, whose protein sequence is MLDWTTQHADTQRRDCKESTFTLKIQVKDIASRQFLSQASVEVFVNHTQTNSALTAENGVAVLKVPYRLGLSLTIVARMDGYILTPLPWKTTRLPIFSSVTLSLFPQNQGNIWLFEDSIMITGKVSDALSQPSVQFPRNLLKLPDSRNISSVTAYLTVPQLPSEKDCFQYSVGILINKSGFRNVELSPVAAVSAHLLSDGKEIQVTGPIQITLPLTDNTGLRASDAVPAWAFDTKTGAWVNQGLGMVRVEEEGLVWTYVAPHLGYWIAAPLPSSRGYMGHETSMDFISYHTYLLMAILGGTLIIVVGFLTVLLCYCSRGCICEAEKKRGTNVTRMVVLKKDQTTSTNNNRSREVSFKDSSQHDDRSYSRSGVQRDEYTPSRPNFNIYVEDVGFQASKMYEKVGNKGPESTRTVQSPIYVNSSEVLQPKEMGEQKMQLGVSENMFFPERLVHIYKQPVAILQAPELFHSPEQLAGCRSATFPRKGQMGNDGEPMSKDTFTQTLPKISLLSHLQQQSSEEQQVLEGPQSSASNPGTWGRYSSLLESVSVPGTLNEAVEMGPLCGELQGISEQTLLELSKGKPSQHPRAWFVSLEGKPVAQVRHSIIDLQKRHVPSDSNDTSLDSGVDMNEHQQGRRLEREKTFVKSMPHSRALYAEDLDLSSSESGTTAACTPEDAALRNILDSGSGSIPNIPEERDGADTSSAQEDSESRASPPPRRLRKVRDRSKVDKQKSTWHLREERPLMKLN, encoded by the exons ATGTTGGATTGGACTACGCAGCATGCAGATACACAGAGACGTGATTGCAAAG AATCCACCTTTACCCTAAAAATCCAAGTGAAGGACATCGCCAGCCGCCAGTTCCTTAGCCAGGCGTCCGTGGAGGTGTTTGTGAACCACACCCAGACCAACTCGGCCCTGACGGCGGAGAATGGAGTGGCCGTGCTCAAAGTGCCGTATCGGCTGGGCCTGTCGCTCACCATCGTGGCTAGAATGGACGGGTACATCCTCACGCCGCTGCCTTGGAAAACCACCAGATTGCCGA TATTCTCCTCCGTGACACTGTCTCTGTTCCCGCAAAACCAAGGCAATATTTGGCTCTTTGAAGACTCTATAATGATAACTGGGAAAGTATCAG ATGCCCTGAGCCAGCCCAGTGTCCAGTTTCCCAGAAACCTCCTGAAACTGCCGGACAGCAGGAACATCTCCTCGGTAACGGCCTACCTAACGGTGCCCCAGCTTCCCTCGGAGAAGGACTGCTTCCAGTACAGCGTGGGCATCCTCATCAACAAGTCTG GGTTCCGGAACGTGGAGTTGAGTCCAGTGGCGGCGGTCAGTGCTCACCTGTTGTCTGATGGGAAGGAGATCCAGGTTACGGGACCAATCCAGATCACTCTGCCCTTGACGGACAACACGGGCCTGAGAGCTTCCGATGCGGTACCTGCTTGGGCGTTTGACACGAAGACCG GTGCTTGGGTGAACCAAGGCTTGGGGATGGtcagggtggaggaggagggtctGGTTTGGACCTACGTCGCTCCTCATCTGGGGTACTGGATCGCAGCCCCTTTGCCCTCATCAAGAG GTTACATGGGACATGAAACTTCTATGGACTTCATCTCATACCATACTTACCTACTCATGGCAATCCTGGGAGGAACTCTAATCATTGTTGTTGGATTTTTAACTGTGCTGTTATGTTACTGTAG CAGGGGTTGTATCTGCgaggcagaaaaaaagagaggcaCAAACGTCACAAGGATGGTGGTTCTGAAGAAGGATCAGACCACTTCCACTAACAACAACAGGAGTCGAGAAGTGTCCTTCAAAGACTCCTCCCAGCATGACGACAGGTCCTACTCCAGAAGTGGCGTCCAAAGAGATGAGTACACCCCCTCTAGGCCCAATTTCAACATATATGTGGAGGATGTGGGGTTCCAGGCCTCTAAGATGTATGAGAAAGTAGGAAACAAGGGTCCCGAAAGCACGAGGACCGTGCAGTCTCCAATTTATGTCAACAGCAGTGAAGTGTTGCAGCCTAAAGAGATGGGGGAGCAGAAGATGCAGCTGGGTGTGAGTGAGAACATGTTCTTTCCAGAGAGGTTGGTCCATATCTACAAACAGCCCGTGGCCATCCTACAGGCCCCTGAGCTTTTCCACTCCCCAGAGCAGCTGGCAGGCTGCAGATCAGCGACCTTCCCCAGGAAGGGCCAAATGGGCAATGACGGTGAACCGATGAGCAAGGACACCTTCACGCAGACACTGCCAAAGAtctccctcctctcccacctccagcagcagaGTAGCGAAGAGCAACAGGTCCTGGAGGGTCCTCAGAGCTCGGCCTCCAACCCTGGAACTTGGGGCCGGTACAGCAGTTTGCTGGAGTCTGTGTCTGTCCCAGGTACCCTGAACGAAGCCGTCGAGATGGGTCCCCTGTGCGGCGAGCTGCAGGGCATCTCGGAGCAGACCTTGCTGGAGCTCTCCAAAGGAAAGCCCTCGCAGCACCCGCGGGCCTGGTTCGTCTCGCTAGAGGGTAAACCCGTGGCCCAGGTGCGCCATTCTATCATCGACCTCCAGAAGCGGCACGTGCCAAGCGACAGCAACGACACCAGTCTGGACTCGGGGGTGGACATGAATGAGCACCAGCAGGGCCGGcggctggagagggagaagacCTTTGTGAAAAGCATGCCCCACAGCAGGGCCCTGTATGCCGAGGACCTTGACCTAAGCAGCAGCGAGAGCGGCACCACTGCGGCTTGCACCCCCGAGGACGCTGCCCTGAGGAACATCCTGGACAGTGGCAGCGGGAGCATTCCTAACATCCCCGAGGAGAGGGACGGTGCAGACACGTCCAGCGCCCAGGAGGACAGCGAGTCCCGGGCCTCGCCTCCGCCACGTCGTCTGAGAAAGGTGCGGGACAGGAGCAAAGTGGACAAGCAAAAAAGCACGTGGCACCTTCGGGAGGAGAGGCCTCTGATGAAACTAAACTGA
- the fam171b gene encoding protein FAM171B isoform X2, translating to MSLLRAYLALSATLLLCADARMLRGGEGLKDSADTAARRVSASRRRLLQLHGLREAAARAPESTFTLKIQVKDIASRQFLSQASVEVFVNHTQTNSALTAENGVAVLKVPYRLGLSLTIVARMDGYILTPLPWKTTRLPIFSSVTLSLFPQNQGNIWLFEDSIMITGKVSDALSQPSVQFPRNLLKLPDSRNISSVTAYLTVPQLPSEKDCFQYSVGILINKSGFRNVELSPVAAVSAHLLSDGKEIQVTGPIQITLPLTDNTGLRASDAVPAWAFDTKTGAWVNQGLGMVRVEEEGLVWTYVAPHLGYWIAAPLPSSRGYMGHETSMDFISYHTYLLMAILGGTLIIVVGFLTVLLCYCRGCICEAEKKRGTNVTRMVVLKKDQTTSTNNNRSREVSFKDSSQHDDRSYSRSGVQRDEYTPSRPNFNIYVEDVGFQASKMYEKVGNKGPESTRTVQSPIYVNSSEVLQPKEMGEQKMQLGVSENMFFPERLVHIYKQPVAILQAPELFHSPEQLAGCRSATFPRKGQMGNDGEPMSKDTFTQTLPKISLLSHLQQQSSEEQQVLEGPQSSASNPGTWGRYSSLLESVSVPGTLNEAVEMGPLCGELQGISEQTLLELSKGKPSQHPRAWFVSLEGKPVAQVRHSIIDLQKRHVPSDSNDTSLDSGVDMNEHQQGRRLEREKTFVKSMPHSRALYAEDLDLSSSESGTTAACTPEDAALRNILDSGSGSIPNIPEERDGADTSSAQEDSESRASPPPRRLRKVRDRSKVDKQKSTWHLREERPLMKLN from the exons AATCCACCTTTACCCTAAAAATCCAAGTGAAGGACATCGCCAGCCGCCAGTTCCTTAGCCAGGCGTCCGTGGAGGTGTTTGTGAACCACACCCAGACCAACTCGGCCCTGACGGCGGAGAATGGAGTGGCCGTGCTCAAAGTGCCGTATCGGCTGGGCCTGTCGCTCACCATCGTGGCTAGAATGGACGGGTACATCCTCACGCCGCTGCCTTGGAAAACCACCAGATTGCCGA TATTCTCCTCCGTGACACTGTCTCTGTTCCCGCAAAACCAAGGCAATATTTGGCTCTTTGAAGACTCTATAATGATAACTGGGAAAGTATCAG ATGCCCTGAGCCAGCCCAGTGTCCAGTTTCCCAGAAACCTCCTGAAACTGCCGGACAGCAGGAACATCTCCTCGGTAACGGCCTACCTAACGGTGCCCCAGCTTCCCTCGGAGAAGGACTGCTTCCAGTACAGCGTGGGCATCCTCATCAACAAGTCTG GGTTCCGGAACGTGGAGTTGAGTCCAGTGGCGGCGGTCAGTGCTCACCTGTTGTCTGATGGGAAGGAGATCCAGGTTACGGGACCAATCCAGATCACTCTGCCCTTGACGGACAACACGGGCCTGAGAGCTTCCGATGCGGTACCTGCTTGGGCGTTTGACACGAAGACCG GTGCTTGGGTGAACCAAGGCTTGGGGATGGtcagggtggaggaggagggtctGGTTTGGACCTACGTCGCTCCTCATCTGGGGTACTGGATCGCAGCCCCTTTGCCCTCATCAAGAG GTTACATGGGACATGAAACTTCTATGGACTTCATCTCATACCATACTTACCTACTCATGGCAATCCTGGGAGGAACTCTAATCATTGTTGTTGGATTTTTAACTGTGCTGTTATGTTACTGTAG GGGTTGTATCTGCgaggcagaaaaaaagagaggcaCAAACGTCACAAGGATGGTGGTTCTGAAGAAGGATCAGACCACTTCCACTAACAACAACAGGAGTCGAGAAGTGTCCTTCAAAGACTCCTCCCAGCATGACGACAGGTCCTACTCCAGAAGTGGCGTCCAAAGAGATGAGTACACCCCCTCTAGGCCCAATTTCAACATATATGTGGAGGATGTGGGGTTCCAGGCCTCTAAGATGTATGAGAAAGTAGGAAACAAGGGTCCCGAAAGCACGAGGACCGTGCAGTCTCCAATTTATGTCAACAGCAGTGAAGTGTTGCAGCCTAAAGAGATGGGGGAGCAGAAGATGCAGCTGGGTGTGAGTGAGAACATGTTCTTTCCAGAGAGGTTGGTCCATATCTACAAACAGCCCGTGGCCATCCTACAGGCCCCTGAGCTTTTCCACTCCCCAGAGCAGCTGGCAGGCTGCAGATCAGCGACCTTCCCCAGGAAGGGCCAAATGGGCAATGACGGTGAACCGATGAGCAAGGACACCTTCACGCAGACACTGCCAAAGAtctccctcctctcccacctccagcagcagaGTAGCGAAGAGCAACAGGTCCTGGAGGGTCCTCAGAGCTCGGCCTCCAACCCTGGAACTTGGGGCCGGTACAGCAGTTTGCTGGAGTCTGTGTCTGTCCCAGGTACCCTGAACGAAGCCGTCGAGATGGGTCCCCTGTGCGGCGAGCTGCAGGGCATCTCGGAGCAGACCTTGCTGGAGCTCTCCAAAGGAAAGCCCTCGCAGCACCCGCGGGCCTGGTTCGTCTCGCTAGAGGGTAAACCCGTGGCCCAGGTGCGCCATTCTATCATCGACCTCCAGAAGCGGCACGTGCCAAGCGACAGCAACGACACCAGTCTGGACTCGGGGGTGGACATGAATGAGCACCAGCAGGGCCGGcggctggagagggagaagacCTTTGTGAAAAGCATGCCCCACAGCAGGGCCCTGTATGCCGAGGACCTTGACCTAAGCAGCAGCGAGAGCGGCACCACTGCGGCTTGCACCCCCGAGGACGCTGCCCTGAGGAACATCCTGGACAGTGGCAGCGGGAGCATTCCTAACATCCCCGAGGAGAGGGACGGTGCAGACACGTCCAGCGCCCAGGAGGACAGCGAGTCCCGGGCCTCGCCTCCGCCACGTCGTCTGAGAAAGGTGCGGGACAGGAGCAAAGTGGACAAGCAAAAAAGCACGTGGCACCTTCGGGAGGAGAGGCCTCTGATGAAACTAAACTGA
- the fam171b gene encoding protein FAM171B isoform X1: MSLLRAYLALSATLLLCADARMLRGGEGLKDSADTAARRVSASRRRLLQLHGLREAAARAPESTFTLKIQVKDIASRQFLSQASVEVFVNHTQTNSALTAENGVAVLKVPYRLGLSLTIVARMDGYILTPLPWKTTRLPIFSSVTLSLFPQNQGNIWLFEDSIMITGKVSDALSQPSVQFPRNLLKLPDSRNISSVTAYLTVPQLPSEKDCFQYSVGILINKSGFRNVELSPVAAVSAHLLSDGKEIQVTGPIQITLPLTDNTGLRASDAVPAWAFDTKTGAWVNQGLGMVRVEEEGLVWTYVAPHLGYWIAAPLPSSRGYMGHETSMDFISYHTYLLMAILGGTLIIVVGFLTVLLCYCSRGCICEAEKKRGTNVTRMVVLKKDQTTSTNNNRSREVSFKDSSQHDDRSYSRSGVQRDEYTPSRPNFNIYVEDVGFQASKMYEKVGNKGPESTRTVQSPIYVNSSEVLQPKEMGEQKMQLGVSENMFFPERLVHIYKQPVAILQAPELFHSPEQLAGCRSATFPRKGQMGNDGEPMSKDTFTQTLPKISLLSHLQQQSSEEQQVLEGPQSSASNPGTWGRYSSLLESVSVPGTLNEAVEMGPLCGELQGISEQTLLELSKGKPSQHPRAWFVSLEGKPVAQVRHSIIDLQKRHVPSDSNDTSLDSGVDMNEHQQGRRLEREKTFVKSMPHSRALYAEDLDLSSSESGTTAACTPEDAALRNILDSGSGSIPNIPEERDGADTSSAQEDSESRASPPPRRLRKVRDRSKVDKQKSTWHLREERPLMKLN; the protein is encoded by the exons AATCCACCTTTACCCTAAAAATCCAAGTGAAGGACATCGCCAGCCGCCAGTTCCTTAGCCAGGCGTCCGTGGAGGTGTTTGTGAACCACACCCAGACCAACTCGGCCCTGACGGCGGAGAATGGAGTGGCCGTGCTCAAAGTGCCGTATCGGCTGGGCCTGTCGCTCACCATCGTGGCTAGAATGGACGGGTACATCCTCACGCCGCTGCCTTGGAAAACCACCAGATTGCCGA TATTCTCCTCCGTGACACTGTCTCTGTTCCCGCAAAACCAAGGCAATATTTGGCTCTTTGAAGACTCTATAATGATAACTGGGAAAGTATCAG ATGCCCTGAGCCAGCCCAGTGTCCAGTTTCCCAGAAACCTCCTGAAACTGCCGGACAGCAGGAACATCTCCTCGGTAACGGCCTACCTAACGGTGCCCCAGCTTCCCTCGGAGAAGGACTGCTTCCAGTACAGCGTGGGCATCCTCATCAACAAGTCTG GGTTCCGGAACGTGGAGTTGAGTCCAGTGGCGGCGGTCAGTGCTCACCTGTTGTCTGATGGGAAGGAGATCCAGGTTACGGGACCAATCCAGATCACTCTGCCCTTGACGGACAACACGGGCCTGAGAGCTTCCGATGCGGTACCTGCTTGGGCGTTTGACACGAAGACCG GTGCTTGGGTGAACCAAGGCTTGGGGATGGtcagggtggaggaggagggtctGGTTTGGACCTACGTCGCTCCTCATCTGGGGTACTGGATCGCAGCCCCTTTGCCCTCATCAAGAG GTTACATGGGACATGAAACTTCTATGGACTTCATCTCATACCATACTTACCTACTCATGGCAATCCTGGGAGGAACTCTAATCATTGTTGTTGGATTTTTAACTGTGCTGTTATGTTACTGTAG CAGGGGTTGTATCTGCgaggcagaaaaaaagagaggcaCAAACGTCACAAGGATGGTGGTTCTGAAGAAGGATCAGACCACTTCCACTAACAACAACAGGAGTCGAGAAGTGTCCTTCAAAGACTCCTCCCAGCATGACGACAGGTCCTACTCCAGAAGTGGCGTCCAAAGAGATGAGTACACCCCCTCTAGGCCCAATTTCAACATATATGTGGAGGATGTGGGGTTCCAGGCCTCTAAGATGTATGAGAAAGTAGGAAACAAGGGTCCCGAAAGCACGAGGACCGTGCAGTCTCCAATTTATGTCAACAGCAGTGAAGTGTTGCAGCCTAAAGAGATGGGGGAGCAGAAGATGCAGCTGGGTGTGAGTGAGAACATGTTCTTTCCAGAGAGGTTGGTCCATATCTACAAACAGCCCGTGGCCATCCTACAGGCCCCTGAGCTTTTCCACTCCCCAGAGCAGCTGGCAGGCTGCAGATCAGCGACCTTCCCCAGGAAGGGCCAAATGGGCAATGACGGTGAACCGATGAGCAAGGACACCTTCACGCAGACACTGCCAAAGAtctccctcctctcccacctccagcagcagaGTAGCGAAGAGCAACAGGTCCTGGAGGGTCCTCAGAGCTCGGCCTCCAACCCTGGAACTTGGGGCCGGTACAGCAGTTTGCTGGAGTCTGTGTCTGTCCCAGGTACCCTGAACGAAGCCGTCGAGATGGGTCCCCTGTGCGGCGAGCTGCAGGGCATCTCGGAGCAGACCTTGCTGGAGCTCTCCAAAGGAAAGCCCTCGCAGCACCCGCGGGCCTGGTTCGTCTCGCTAGAGGGTAAACCCGTGGCCCAGGTGCGCCATTCTATCATCGACCTCCAGAAGCGGCACGTGCCAAGCGACAGCAACGACACCAGTCTGGACTCGGGGGTGGACATGAATGAGCACCAGCAGGGCCGGcggctggagagggagaagacCTTTGTGAAAAGCATGCCCCACAGCAGGGCCCTGTATGCCGAGGACCTTGACCTAAGCAGCAGCGAGAGCGGCACCACTGCGGCTTGCACCCCCGAGGACGCTGCCCTGAGGAACATCCTGGACAGTGGCAGCGGGAGCATTCCTAACATCCCCGAGGAGAGGGACGGTGCAGACACGTCCAGCGCCCAGGAGGACAGCGAGTCCCGGGCCTCGCCTCCGCCACGTCGTCTGAGAAAGGTGCGGGACAGGAGCAAAGTGGACAAGCAAAAAAGCACGTGGCACCTTCGGGAGGAGAGGCCTCTGATGAAACTAAACTGA